The Oncorhynchus clarkii lewisi isolate Uvic-CL-2024 chromosome 12, UVic_Ocla_1.0, whole genome shotgun sequence genome segment CCCCGATTTCATCGTTGGGGACAACAATTTTTAAGGAGATATTGTATGGGATCAGAACTTTTGAACTTGTTGACTGTCTTTATCATCGAGGGTGGATATGGAGGATGATAATGCACTTTAGATTACCTAGCTCTCTTTGTCTTTAAATTTGTCTCCACATTGTCAGCGCATGGTCTATATCAGGCTAGAAAAGTAATATATTCTCTGATCTCCTCCGATTAAATTTTTATGTTACATCTCAATAGATTGCAACATATTTAgtttgtgtgtagttgtagtCTATGGTTTAAAAAATGGTGCTTTACATTGTACTTTCTAATCATGCTTTTACCTCACAAGCTATCATTCAATCCACATTGATTGGAGGCTGCCCTGCAAATGTAAAAAGGGACACATCAATAACTAAGCAATTAGCGCATCAATAACCTGCACTTCCAATCTTATTGGATCCAGAAGAATTGGATATCTAATTGGATTTCTATACATGCTTGTGTTTTGCTGTTTAGTTTGAACACGTATTTGCTTTGCTCTGCTTTGGAACAATGTTACATGCACGGAGGTGTAGAATTCTGACATATACTGCTAGAACTCTCACACAGAAAATAATTAAAGTCTAAAGTTTGCAGCCCCCAAAAATAGTGAATTCTTTAGTTTGGAGAATATGGATCAAAGCAGAAGTTAAACTAGTGGGTAGTGATTAATGAGGAGGCATGGCAGGTTAGAAATAAAACATGAACATTACAATGTGTAAATTAGGCCATAACAGCAGAGTAGGATGGATTTCTCATCAGCTCTAAAGTAAAGCTGTATTTTGTGATAAGGCGTAGGCCAGGCCTGCTAATCTGCAACATGTTCCACATGAAGCCAAACAATGGTGTGCGGCTGCCTCTGGGAGACTCTGGGTGCTGCACCTGGAGTCTTGGGTGGAACAGACCTCTCTAGTATCGCTCTAGTATTCGATCAGTCCAATTCTGAAGCTTTCAGTCTCGTCGTTACATCACGTCTTCGAGGTTAAGAAAcataatgtgtgttttttttccaaCGGTGTTGGATCTATTCTGTGGTGTTGGGTCCACAAGCTGCTTCTGTACACATTTAATGATGTCTAGGAAACTCTCTAACCTTGAACCATCACACTCTTCTAGCTCTTTAAGGCTCGTGCATTGGATCTGCATTGTATTGTACAGCTGCTGTAATGTACACTGGGCCTCTTTCACTTTACTTACTTTCACTTCTGTGTAAGCTCTGGAAATCAAATATGTATTACATATGTTTTCAATACAGGCTTTTGTCATTTTTGATATCCTCAGCACTGTGCTGAAGATCTGTCTTAGTGAATGAAAACAGTATCAAACTGCTGCAATAGCTACATTTTCAATGGGTTTAATTAATGTGGCAAAAATTAAGGAGGGGAAATCATCTGAAATTCTGAGCTgctgttacagtggggcaaaaaagtatttagtcagccaccaattgtgcaagttctcccacttaaaaagacgagagaggcctgtaattttcatcataggtacacttcaactatgacagacaaaatgaggagaaaaaaatccagaaaatcacattgtaggatttgtaattaatttatttgcaaattatggttttcacgcactgttgctggtattttggcccattcctccatgcagatctcctctagagcagtgatgtttaggggctgttgctgggcaacacagactttcaactccctccaaagattttctatggggttgagatctagagactggctaggccactccagggccttgaaatgcttcttacgaagccactccttcgttgcccgggcggtgtgtttgggatcattgtcatgctgaaagacccagccacgtttcatcttcaatgcccttgctgatggaaggaggaagcggagggatcagcgagcggagcggggtctacgtcctgaactggagccgccaccgaggttagatgcccacccggaccctctcccatggagtcaggttttgcggcctgagtccgcacctttgggggggatactgtcacgccctgaccttagaaagcctttttatttctctatttggttaggtcggggtgtgatttgtgtgggcattctagtttttctatttctttgttggccgggaatggttcccaatcagaggcagctgtctatcgttgtctctgattggggatcatacttagggagccttttttcccaccttagtttgtgggatcttgtttttgtgtagtgcctgtgagcactccagtCGTTACGTCTCGTTTGCTGTTTATTATTTTTGTTGGTGAGTTTCAttttaataaacatgtggaactctatgcacgctgctccttggtccgctcatttcaacgaacgtgacagcTCCTTGCTCTCTTTTTGTTCCCAGTACAGCACTAAGATGAGGAGAAAATCTCCAACATCTGAACCATTGTGTTTCAATAACTGCAAAGATTTGCATTTTGGAAAAGGCCCTGTTATATATACACTTTTGAGAGTCAAACATTTTTACAGTGACAATATTGCTTGGGAGAAAACATGTTGTACTGCATGTATAACTGTTGTTTTCAGAGCACATTAAATATATCTGATAATCCCTTAAACCCAAGTCAAAATTGAAGTGTTATTTTTTTCCCTCTTTCTTTGCAGGATAGTAATCTGGTGATGGACTTCATGGAACTGCACATGGGAGCGGTTTTGTTGTGGGTCCTGGTGTTGGATTTCTGTGGTTGGGCTGAGGCTGGTATCCTGTACCGTGTCCAGGAGGAGCAGCCGCCCAGCACGCTGATAGGCAGCCTGGCATCAGACCAGGGCCTGCCAGACTCTGGTCACCTTTACAAGCTAGAGGTGGGTGCTCCATACCTGCGTGTAGATGGGAAGACAGGGGACATCTTTACCACAGAAATTCCCATAGACAGGGAGACACTGAGAGCCTGCCGCAGCATGGTCAGGGGCAAACCCTGCTTCCTGGAGTTTGAAGTGTCTGTCACAGACCTGATCCACAACCAGAGCCCCAGGCTCATCGAGGGTCGCATCGAGGTCCAGGACATCAACGACAACACTCCGCAATTCCCCTCCCCCGTGCTCACCATCTCTGTCCCAGAAAACACCCACATGGGGGCGCTGTTCTCCATCCCCCTCGCCACAGACAGGGACTCGGAGAGGAACAGGGTGGCCGACTACGCCCTAACCGCGGGGCCAGATGCAGCGACTCTCTTTGGCCTGCAAGTggcagaggacaggggagagaagCTGCCCCAACTCATCGTCCTGGGAAGTCTGGACCGGGAGCTCAAGGACAGTTACGACCTGAACATTAAGGCTGTGGATGGAGGTAACCCCCAGCGCTACAGCAGTGCCTTGCTGAGAGTGGTGGTTGCTGACGCAAACGACAATGCGCCAAAGTTTGACAAGGCCACATATGAGGCTGAAGTGTCAGAAAACAGCCCTGTGGGACATTCCGTGTTGCAGGTAAAACGTTTAAATCTTGCAGAGTGATCAGTGTGTTGTGTACGCTACTGCATAGATTTATACAACTCTTACTATGAGAAGACATAGTGGTTTGTATATCCACAACTCTGGAATGTAGTGCTGGGTTTCTAAGCTTTACCATGATGAAATGCCTGAATTTACATGTTCTCAGAATGGCATCTTATTGAACTGTTGCCAAAAGCAGCAGAGGCAATTTATTGAAAGTTTTTTGAACAAGTAGCCCACTCAGGAAATGTTCTTCCTGAGTGGGTGTTTTGGTTTATAGTTTTTGAGCTGAAAAAACCCTCAGTTGACATTTGCATCCTTTACAAGCATGTGTCTCTGAAGCTGAGATGGTGTGTTTACATATTATGGCAAAATATTTTTAATATGCACATTTAGACGCCCTTATCTCCCACCTGCTGTAAGCTAACTTCAATGACAAACCTAAACCCCTTACCCATACCTCCATTTGCTAACATAATCCCTGAATTCTTACCCTTATTCCAATGTTTTACATAATCCCTTGTCTCTGATTGCAGGTGAAAGCCAATGACTCTGACATGGGCCCCAATGGAGAGATAGAGTATACGCTACACCAGGCATTAGACCCAGTGCCAAAACTCCTGCGAATTGATTGTTCCACTGGCATCATCTATGTCAAAGGGCCTTTGGATCGGGAAGAAATCAGCGATTTGACATTCTACGTAGTGGCCAGAGACAAAGGTCCCCAACCCAAAAGTTCCAAGACCTTTGTTACTATCGAGGTGACTGACCAGAACGACAATTCCCCTGCTGTGGAGATCCGTGGGATCGGCCTGGTGAGCCACAGTGACGGCGTGGCCAACATATCAGAGGACATGCCCGTGGGCACGGCGGTGGCCTTGGTCCAGGTGTCTGATAGGGATGAGGGGGAGAATGCAGTGGTCACCTGTGTGGTGGCAGGGGACGTGCCTTTCCAGCTGCGCCCGGCCAGTGAATCGTCCACTGACAACAAGAGAAAATATTTCCTGCAGACCACCACCCTTCTGGACTATGAGAAGGTAAGGGAATACCGTGTGGAGATTGTGGCTGTTGATTCTGGCAATCCAGCTCTCTCCAGTACTAACTCATTAAAGGTGCAGGTGACTGATGTTAATGACAACTCCCCAGTGTTTTCCCTGACCCTGTTCGAGGTGAACTTTACAGAGGAGAACCAGCCAGGGGACAAGGTTGTGGACGTGGTTGCGACAGACCCTGACAGCGGCACTAATGCAGAGCTTGTCTATAGCATCGTAGCAGACACATCTACTAGAGGCCTGTTTGAGATTGACCCTGACTCAGGGGAGGTGAGGGCACAAAGCCCTCTGGACAGAGAACATAGAGCGCATTATGAGTTCAGGGTCACCGCAGCCGATAAAGGCTCCCCCAGTCACAGAGGAACAGCCACGGTCGTGGTAAATGTCCTGGACCGCaatgacaacgaccctaagttcATGCTGAGTGGCTACAGTTTCTCTGTTCTGGAGAACATGCCCCCACTCAGCGCTGTTGGGATGGTGACGGTGCTGGACATAGATCAGGGAGAGAACGCAAGAGTGCAGCTCTCTGTGGAGCCAGACGGAGGAAGGTTTGTGGTTCAGAACGGAACAGGAACCATCCTGTCCAGCATCTCCTTTGACCGGGAAAAGGAGAGCAGCTTCAGCTTCCGTCTGAAGGCCGTGGATGGGGGAGAGCCTCCCAGGTCCTCCTATGTAGGCGTTACCATCAATGTCCTGGATGAAAACGACAATGATCCTGTGGTCACCAAGCCCTCCAACTCCTCCTTCAGACACCTGTCCCCTCTAGGTTCCCCAGACAGCCTTGTGGAGCTAGTGGAAGCTGAAGACCTGGACACTGGGCCCAATGCAGAGCTGGTCTTCAGCATCACTGGTGGAAACCCTTATGAACTCTTCagcatctcctccactactggGGAGATCACCCTGGCCAAGGAGCTGACCCAGAAACATGGTGGGCTCCATCGACTGGTGGTTAGGGTGAGTGACAGAGGCAAGCCTACACGCCACACTACTGCCCTGGTGCACATCTTTGTCAATGAGACCATCTCTAATGTCAGCCTGGTGGAGGCACTGGTGGGACACAGTCTCTACACGCCTCTGGAGACAGACATCGCTGGTGACCCTGACTACGGCCTTGCCGCCCAGCGCAGTAACATCCTGTATGGCAGCCTGGCTGGAGTGGCAGGCGTTGTCATGgtgattgtggtggtggtgtttatCCGCCACCGCATTCAGAGTGAGACGAAGAGTGGCTACCAGGCTGGCAAGAAGGAGACCAAGGACCTTTACACCCCCAAGCAGGGGCCCAAGAACGGCAAAGGCAAGAAGGGCAGGAAAGGAAAGCCCTCTAAGTCCCCCAAGCCCttgggagaagaggaagaggtcaGCCTCCAGAAGAGTCTCAAGTTCAACCTGGATGGGGTCAACGACAGCCCCAGGATCCACCTGCCCCTGACATATCCCCCAGGTAGCCCTGACCTGGGCAGACACTACCGCTCCAACTCTCCCCTGCCTTCCATCCAGCTGCAGGCCCAGTCGCCGTCGGCCTCCCAGAAGCATCATGTGGTCCAGGACCTCCCTGCCACTAACACCTTCGTAGGGATTGGAGGAGATGACAACTCAACAGGTTCAGACCAGTACTCGGATTATAGCTACAAGGCCAGCCAGCCAAAGTACAACAGCAAACAGGTAAGAGTCAGTTTATTTATTATTGTCTCTGACAATGGTAGGAGGTAGTGTGTTGTTAGTGGAACGGCTGTGATATTTAAGGCTATTGATGGGGGTCTTAAGCTTGGAAATTCCAGCAGAAAAATTATCAAGCAGTACTTTCAGAATGCTCTTGGCTGCCTACTTTTTACCGCTTGATTTACACACACAATCAGTACTTCAAAAAGGCTTTAGCAATTAGGATAATGTACATTCACTTTCAGGGAGAAAGGGCACAAGAAATAGCTTTTGGTCTCTTTTAGGGAGGTGGAGCGGAGCCTGCCTCTCctgcctcttctctccccttttcCCCTGGATTCATTAAGCTAGCTGGTGAACAGAGGAGGTGAGGAATAGGGCGAGGTCCATGTCTGAGTGACTTACTCTTACATTTCTGCCTGACCTCGTGCCCTGCAGACCATACAGGTCATATGTTCTTATCTTCACACTGCACTTATCTTCACACTTCACACTGCACTCCGCCTAGGCTAGGCTCTGACCCTTCTACCATTGCCATGGAAACATAAATATTAATTGGCTCAGAGAGGATTAGAATGCAAAAATACATTAGGGACAGTATGTCTGTCCTTgtgcatactgtatgtactgaTTGTGTGCGTCTCTGCAAGTCTATTAGCTTAACCTacatggtacagtatgttcaaGAATTGATCCTATTGTTAAGGGGAAATGGGTGACTGGGCTCTTTATATGTGTGTGACACTCTAGCCCAGTCAGTTACCACTGGTTGGCTAGTGGCTGGTTGGTAGTTTCAGCAGATGTTGTCTGACAGTTTGGCCGATTGCAAGCCCCTGTGGGTGAAGAGAGTTAGAAGAGAGAACAGCCACCCACTGTCACCACTGTGTCAGTGATGGACAGCATATGTGAGCAAAGTGACAATGGAATGCAGCCCAGCAGTGGGTTTGTTTGTTTGGGTCTATGTGAGTATGTCTGTGTCGAGGTAGGTTTTGGGTATATCTGAGGAAATTAATGTCTAGTCCAGCTACACGCTACTGCTACTGTGTTTTGTGCACCTGTGTATCACGCTAGCCTCTCCATCTCGGTGTTTGTGTTTCTCTGCGTGACTGTGTATAGTGTTTCGAGATGTGTGTGATTTGATTGACAGGTGGCTTTAAAAACACGGACAGATGATGAAACTCATGTGACATACCTTAGCAGATGTTACCTCCATGTATGGCATCCCCATTCACATCAGGAAGAACAGATTTAcccaaataaataattaagtcgCTGCCTAGTGGAGTGACAAGTGTGGTGTGGAGAGCTTACTCTAGTCATCCAGGCTGCTCTCAACAATGGCTCACATTTTCAGTGGAGATGTGCTCAGGTGTCTGAGCTTCTCAAATATTTTGGCAGTGTTGAATGTAAGCACACTGGTGCTGCCATTCTCTGTCAGCACATATTTATATCTCTGGTGGTTTCACCTCTTCTCTATTTAACTACAAAACTGGATGCAGGGCAAGCATGTTTGACATggaggatgatatctaagagtaAACAACCACTTAATTTTCCAGTGACATGATCTGAAGCCTATACAgagctgtgtgagtgagtgagatgttaCCGCAAGGTGGGATCTTACGGTTGGGTTGAGGGATATGCATCTATGGGTTTTCCCAACACGCTCTCCCTCATTCCAAATGTGTGAAATTACGTGGTGGTTAACGGGGAGACCACTAGCTCACATTGAGCCCAGAGTGTTGATAATTAGCCCAAAAATCTGACATCTTTTTTTTCAAATAGCATTTTAATGATGTGTCCCTCCTCCGTAGGAGCGAAATAACCAGTGTGAGAGATATTAGCACACAGAGAAAGATCAAGGGAAAGGCCTTCCCAGTTCATTTGTAAGTGGGCGTGAGGAGCGCTTGTGAAGCTGTAAATCTGTACTTAAATTAAATCCACGCAATTAAAATGCCTTATTAGTCAGACATAGCTAAATGTTGTCCCCCTGTGGGGCTCCGCCATCATCTCGGCCACTGCAGCGGGCAGCTCCCTAACTCCATCTTCAGCCAACCTGAAGGATTCTCAGAGAGGATTCAGGGCTAGCCTTAATTAACCCTACTTTATTATTAAACTGGCCATGCACTGGGTGTACTCTAGGCATCCCTGTGAGCTAGGATTACCCCAGTTTAAGTTCGCTATCTGAGAGGTGAATAGATGCATTTCAAGGGGCGAGGCCAGGAGCAgaatctcctctccatctcctcagaTGTTTTACAATGCCGTCACGCCTACTACTCTGTttatcactttctctctttctgagaCCACAGAAACTCTC includes the following:
- the LOC139422915 gene encoding protocadherin-1-like, which gives rise to MDFMELHMGAVLLWVLVLDFCGWAEAGILYRVQEEQPPSTLIGSLASDQGLPDSGHLYKLEVGAPYLRVDGKTGDIFTTEIPIDRETLRACRSMVRGKPCFLEFEVSVTDLIHNQSPRLIEGRIEVQDINDNTPQFPSPVLTISVPENTHMGALFSIPLATDRDSERNRVADYALTAGPDAATLFGLQVAEDRGEKLPQLIVLGSLDRELKDSYDLNIKAVDGGNPQRYSSALLRVVVADANDNAPKFDKATYEAEVSENSPVGHSVLQVKANDSDMGPNGEIEYTLHQALDPVPKLLRIDCSTGIIYVKGPLDREEISDLTFYVVARDKGPQPKSSKTFVTIEVTDQNDNSPAVEIRGIGLVSHSDGVANISEDMPVGTAVALVQVSDRDEGENAVVTCVVAGDVPFQLRPASESSTDNKRKYFLQTTTLLDYEKVREYRVEIVAVDSGNPALSSTNSLKVQVTDVNDNSPVFSLTLFEVNFTEENQPGDKVVDVVATDPDSGTNAELVYSIVADTSTRGLFEIDPDSGEVRAQSPLDREHRAHYEFRVTAADKGSPSHRGTATVVVNVLDRNDNDPKFMLSGYSFSVLENMPPLSAVGMVTVLDIDQGENARVQLSVEPDGGRFVVQNGTGTILSSISFDREKESSFSFRLKAVDGGEPPRSSYVGVTINVLDENDNDPVVTKPSNSSFRHLSPLGSPDSLVELVEAEDLDTGPNAELVFSITGGNPYELFSISSTTGEITLAKELTQKHGGLHRLVVRVSDRGKPTRHTTALVHIFVNETISNVSLVEALVGHSLYTPLETDIAGDPDYGLAAQRSNILYGSLAGVAGVVMVIVVVVFIRHRIQSETKSGYQAGKKETKDLYTPKQGPKNGKGKKGRKGKPSKSPKPLGEEEEVSLQKSLKFNLDGVNDSPRIHLPLTYPPGSPDLGRHYRSNSPLPSIQLQAQSPSASQKHHVVQDLPATNTFVGIGGDDNSTGSDQYSDYSYKASQPKYNSKQLPHRRVTFSTANPVQDLQDASQHSYYDSGLEESETPSSKSSSGPRIGPLTLPEDHYERTTPDGSIGEMEHPENDMRSIPDVAMTGNCTQECSELGHSDACWMPGQPSPVRKTRNPPKLSTFVPYQERGSLGRLANGSARLGGEEYRVSIPPSRSAYSNSGHAPRQDCPKEEVPLSVASEFLPTSPPSHTPKQEIYL